A section of the Drosophila subobscura isolate 14011-0131.10 chromosome A, UCBerk_Dsub_1.0, whole genome shotgun sequence genome encodes:
- the LOC117903799 gene encoding uncharacterized protein LOC117903799 isoform X2, with translation MNSQNNENTSVDLEYPSSTRARSTVKSTPNSLNLGYSHSEFSLCAPLVGPIISQQCLPEPKDGDDVLAGEVVLSHTRLSFRTEQQKPRVYVDLDMCGPSGKGANVSLRGGEEDQGEGVERLLSRAANREQKNRQQRLTFGCPLSTCKAVLHSPNCLSHCLIEHPLISTLEMQLNVTATLGLGLPLVMGDCASQRSIGILLFESAWQTGNNLNLPPKNARWSRHLAVMGMLWKTSWDGQRNGPAVTQLYNLWFFCPQALSSLQILVSAESRVGNAAKQEVKQQLVATSSVPMLLDHRDMQRENALFMRLTHREMKLLTNDFTTDIDLKLTIHEEKRSSDPPQISCAPKLNPLNLQNLIKKKLKQMKDQAIAFNQANISKQIESPVQHNLVAVDDLQVVEPPAEAAHAPCQSLHDLTTRHELEQEEGSCQDSVLPVLEEVQSHLVHTEVQSLPVVVEAQPHSVVHKAQSLPVVEKAQTLPDLAKVQSLPVVHGQQSQPSEEEEHPVLPEVPQLKAVFEDFQSLASVETPSLPSVVEVTQPPKQAQEPSQPLAELSTLQFDEVHNLKSGNEDEKYQREVETASQSEEDKQSYVYQEDQEENDDFLLLEEIEDEYELDLEEEESQRGNGAKKDH, from the exons AGCAGTGCCTGCCGGAGCCGAAGGATGGCGACGACGTGCTGGCCGGCGAGGTGGTGCTCTCCCACACGCGTCTGAGCTTCcgcacagagcagcagaagccgcgCGTCTACGTGGATCTGGACATGTGCGGACCAAGCGGCAAGGGCGCGAATGTGTCGCTGCGCGGCGGTGAGGAGGACCAGGGGGAGGGCGTCGAGCGGCTGCTGAGTCGTGCCGCCAATCGCGAGCAAAAGAATCGCCAGCAGCGTCTGACGTTCGGCTGTCCCCTGTCCACCTGCAAGGCGGTGCTGCACTCCCCGAACTGCTTGTCCCACTGCCTGATCGAGCATCCTTTGATTTCGACACTGGAGATGCAGCTCAACGTCACGGCGACCCTCGGGCTGGGGCTGCCCCTGGTGATGGGCGACTGTGCAAGTCAGCGGAGCATTGGCATCCTGCTCTTTGAGAGCGCCTGGCAGACTGGCAACAACTTGAACCTGCCGCCCAAAAATGCCCGCTGGAGCCGCCACCTGGCCGTGATGGGGATGCTGTGGAAAACCTCGTGGGATGGACAGCGGAACGGACCAGCCGTCACACAATTGTACAATCTGTGGTTCTTCTGTCCCCAGGCCCTTTCCTCACTGCAGATACTGGTCTCTGCCGAGTCCCGCGTAGGGAACGCGGCCAAGCAGGAGGTGAAacagcagctggtggccacCTCGTCGGTTCCCATGCTGCTCGATCATCGGGATATGCAGCGGGAGAACGCCCTCTTCATGCGACTCACACACCGCGAGATGAAGCTCCTCACGAACGATTTTACCACCGACATCGACTTGAAGCTGACGATTCACGAGGAGAAGCGCTCCAGCGACCCACCACAGATCAGCTGTGCTCCGAAACTAAATCCACTGAATCTGCAGAATCTTATAAAGAAAAAACTCAAGCAGATGAAAGATCAGGCCATTGCTTTCAATcaggcaaacatttcaaagcAAATCGAGTCACCAGTTCAGCACAATTTGGTGGCAGTCGATGACCTCCAAGTCGTGGAACCCCCTGCTGAAGCCgcacatgccccatgccagtCCCTGCACGATCTAACGACTCGTCACGAGCTGGAGCAAGAAGAGGGTTCGTGTCAAGACTCAGTCTTGCCAGTCTTGGAGGAGGTACAGTCTCATTTGGTCCACACTGAGGTGCAGTCCCTGCCAGTCGTCGTGGAG GCGCAGCCACATTCAGTCGTCCATAAGGCGCAGTCCCTGCCAGTCGTCGAGAAGGCGCAGACTCTGCCAGACCTAGCGAAGGTACAGTCGCTGCCAGTCGTCCATGGGCAACAGTCGCAACCTTCAGAAGAGGAGGAACATCCAGTGTTGCCAGAGGTGCCACAGTTGAAGGCCGTCTTCGAGGATTTCCAGTCATTGGCGTCGGTGGAGACACCTTCCTTGCCATCCGTGGTGGAAGTGACTCAGCCCCCAAAGCAGGCTCAGGAACCATCACAGCCGCTGGCAGAACTGTCCACCCTACAATTCGATGAAGTGCACAATCTCAAATCCGGGAATGAAGACGAGAAATATCAGCGGGAGGTGGAGACCGCATCGCAATCGGAGGAGGACAAGCAGTCGTACGTGTATCAGGAGGACCAGGAGGAGAACGACgacttcctgctgctggaggagatcgAAGATGAGTACGAGCTGGACCTGGAGGAAGAGGAGTCTCAGCGCGGAAATGGAGCCAAGAAGGACCACTAG
- the LOC117903799 gene encoding uncharacterized protein LOC117903799 isoform X1: protein MNSQNNENTSVDLEYPSSTRARSTVKSTPNSLNLGYSHSEFSLCAPLVGPIISQQCLPEPKDGDDVLAGEVVLSHTRLSFRTEQQKPRVYVDLDMCGPSGKGANVSLRGGEEDQGEGVERLLSRAANREQKNRQQRLTFGCPLSTCKAVLHSPNCLSHCLIEHPLISTLEMQLNVTATLGLGLPLVMGDCASQRSIGILLFESAWQTGNNLNLPPKNARWSRHLAVMGMLWKTSWDGQRNGPAVTQLYNLWFFCPQALSSLQILVSAESRVGNAAKQEVKQQLVATSSVPMLLDHRDMQRENALFMRLTHREMKLLTNDFTTDIDLKLTIHEEKRSSDPPQISCAPKLNPLNLQNLIKKKLKQMKDQAIAFNQANISKQIESPVQHNLVAVDDLQVVEPPAEAAHAPCQSLHDLTTRHELEQEEGSCQDSVLPVLEEVQSHLVHTEVQSLPVVVEAQPHSVVHKAQSLPVVVEAQPHSVVHKAQSLPVVEKAQTLPDLAKVQSLPVVHGQQSQPSEEEEHPVLPEVPQLKAVFEDFQSLASVETPSLPSVVEVTQPPKQAQEPSQPLAELSTLQFDEVHNLKSGNEDEKYQREVETASQSEEDKQSYVYQEDQEENDDFLLLEEIEDEYELDLEEEESQRGNGAKKDH, encoded by the coding sequence AGCAGTGCCTGCCGGAGCCGAAGGATGGCGACGACGTGCTGGCCGGCGAGGTGGTGCTCTCCCACACGCGTCTGAGCTTCcgcacagagcagcagaagccgcgCGTCTACGTGGATCTGGACATGTGCGGACCAAGCGGCAAGGGCGCGAATGTGTCGCTGCGCGGCGGTGAGGAGGACCAGGGGGAGGGCGTCGAGCGGCTGCTGAGTCGTGCCGCCAATCGCGAGCAAAAGAATCGCCAGCAGCGTCTGACGTTCGGCTGTCCCCTGTCCACCTGCAAGGCGGTGCTGCACTCCCCGAACTGCTTGTCCCACTGCCTGATCGAGCATCCTTTGATTTCGACACTGGAGATGCAGCTCAACGTCACGGCGACCCTCGGGCTGGGGCTGCCCCTGGTGATGGGCGACTGTGCAAGTCAGCGGAGCATTGGCATCCTGCTCTTTGAGAGCGCCTGGCAGACTGGCAACAACTTGAACCTGCCGCCCAAAAATGCCCGCTGGAGCCGCCACCTGGCCGTGATGGGGATGCTGTGGAAAACCTCGTGGGATGGACAGCGGAACGGACCAGCCGTCACACAATTGTACAATCTGTGGTTCTTCTGTCCCCAGGCCCTTTCCTCACTGCAGATACTGGTCTCTGCCGAGTCCCGCGTAGGGAACGCGGCCAAGCAGGAGGTGAAacagcagctggtggccacCTCGTCGGTTCCCATGCTGCTCGATCATCGGGATATGCAGCGGGAGAACGCCCTCTTCATGCGACTCACACACCGCGAGATGAAGCTCCTCACGAACGATTTTACCACCGACATCGACTTGAAGCTGACGATTCACGAGGAGAAGCGCTCCAGCGACCCACCACAGATCAGCTGTGCTCCGAAACTAAATCCACTGAATCTGCAGAATCTTATAAAGAAAAAACTCAAGCAGATGAAAGATCAGGCCATTGCTTTCAATcaggcaaacatttcaaagcAAATCGAGTCACCAGTTCAGCACAATTTGGTGGCAGTCGATGACCTCCAAGTCGTGGAACCCCCTGCTGAAGCCgcacatgccccatgccagtCCCTGCACGATCTAACGACTCGTCACGAGCTGGAGCAAGAAGAGGGTTCGTGTCAAGACTCAGTCTTGCCAGTCTTGGAGGAGGTACAGTCTCATTTGGTCCACACTGAGGTGCAGTCCCTGCCAGTCGTCGTGGAGGCGCAGCCACATTCAGTCGTCCATAAGGCGCAGTCCCTGCCAGTCGTCGTGGAGGCGCAGCCACATTCAGTCGTCCATAAGGCGCAGTCCCTGCCAGTCGTCGAGAAGGCGCAGACTCTGCCAGACCTAGCGAAGGTACAGTCGCTGCCAGTCGTCCATGGGCAACAGTCGCAACCTTCAGAAGAGGAGGAACATCCAGTGTTGCCAGAGGTGCCACAGTTGAAGGCCGTCTTCGAGGATTTCCAGTCATTGGCGTCGGTGGAGACACCTTCCTTGCCATCCGTGGTGGAAGTGACTCAGCCCCCAAAGCAGGCTCAGGAACCATCACAGCCGCTGGCAGAACTGTCCACCCTACAATTCGATGAAGTGCACAATCTCAAATCCGGGAATGAAGACGAGAAATATCAGCGGGAGGTGGAGACCGCATCGCAATCGGAGGAGGACAAGCAGTCGTACGTGTATCAGGAGGACCAGGAGGAGAACGACgacttcctgctgctggaggagatcgAAGATGAGTACGAGCTGGACCTGGAGGAAGAGGAGTCTCAGCGCGGAAATGGAGCCAAGAAGGACCACTAG